The genomic interval TGGCTCTGCTGGCCAACCATCTGATCTGCCACAACACCGGTCGCAAAGATGTGCTGTGCCACTCGCATCCCTCGACACCCGCCACTGAAGTGGAGCTGCACCGGGTCGACAGTGACAGCGACGCCGTGGTCCGGATTCTGCAGCAGACACCCGAGGCCAACCTCAGCGACACCGCCATCCTGTTCCGGGTCTGGAGCCAGAGCGTGCCGATTGAGCTGAAACTGCTGGCCCGGCAGATTCCCTACCGCATCGATGCCGGCAAGGGCGCCCTGTTCAGCCGGGAGGTTCAGGCCATCATCTCCGTGCTGATGGTAGTGACCGGCCGATTGAGCAACCTGCCCGACACCGACCGGCTAGAGGTAGCACGACAGTTACTGCGTTTCCCGCACGTGGGCCTGAAAGAACCGGAACTGGAACAGCTGGCCCGCTTCCTGTCCGGCTTCGCCAACGACTGGCACGAACGCCTGCTGGCCATGGACTTCGATGCCTTGTCGCCCATGGCCGGGCGCAAGCTGCGCAAGCTGGGCGAGGTGTTGAGCCAGCTGCGCGGATATAAGGGCCCGGTAGCGGGGCTGATCAGTGTGTATGCTGAGCACACCGACCTATATGAAGGCATTCGAAGCCTGGCGTTGACTCACGAGAGCGCCGAAGAGCGGATCGACACCGTGCATGGTTTTCGCGAGTACCTGAAAAGCCTCGATGTGGATGCCAATGGTGCCCTGGATCATCTGAAAACGCTGAAACAGCAGGCGGGCGAGAACCCGCAGGGCGGTGTTCTGCTCTCCACCATCCACCGCACCAAGGGCCTCGAGTGGCCACGGGTGATCATCCCCGGCCTTCAGGAAAAGTACCTGCCCTACAGCCCCAGGGCCGAAGACGACGCCCGGGCGATCCTCGAAAGCGAACGGCGCCTGCTGTACGTGGCGATGACCCGTTCCCGCCAGCAGTTACACCTGCTCAGCCGACCGGTGAGTGCCCAACCCCACCTGGAGGGCGATCAGGGTCCCAGCCGATTTGTTGAAGAATTCTGCTTCGATCTGGCCCACGAACTCGGGCGCCTACTTGATGAAGGCAACCACAATACGGACACCGCCATCGAACTGGCGGCTCCGATTACACCCGTGAGTCTGCGCTACGCCGAACGAGAGGGAATTTCCCTGAACGGGTCTGAAGTAACCCAGACCGACTCCACAAGCGTGCTCTGGCACCGGCAACGCCTGAGCCACGCCATCTTCGGTGCCGGCAGCGTGGTCAGCGAAGACGAAAGCGCGTTCGAGGTACGCTTCGACAACGGCGACACCCTGAACTTCAGCAAGAAAAGTGCGCACCTGTATTTCACCCCTCTAGCCTGACCTGACCAGAACATCTAACCAATTTCTTACGTAAAATTAATGGCTTACGAGCAATATCCGGCGCTCAAATACTAAAATCTGCGGCAGCTTTATGCCAAACTGCGCCCGCTTCGCACCTGCGAACTCAACTCAAAAAGTCGGACAGGAGGTTCTGCATGAGCATCATGCGATCATGTGCCATGGCTGCGGTTGCCGCGACGTTGGTCACGCCAGCTATAGCCGAAGAGCGCCGGGACACGATTTACATTAACCCGTTTGCGGGGTTTCAGTATTTTGATGACAAACGAGCCCTGGATGAGAGCGCCACTTACGGTTTTGGCGTGGAATACCGCTTCCTGCCGAACTGGGCGATTGAGGGCGTGTACTCTCGGGCCAATGCCGACCACAAATACGGTAGCGGCGATTTCGATTTTGAAGAAGTTCGTGTGGACGGCACCTACTACTTTGCCGGCCCGGAAGAAAAGTGGAACCCATACGTATCGCTCGGTGCCGGGCATGCCGATTTCGGTAACGACTCATCCCGCATGGGCACCTCCGGCAGCAACCATGATGAAACACGCGTGAACGTGGGCACCGGTGTGCG from Marinobacter sp. LA51 carries:
- a CDS encoding ATP-dependent helicase; this encodes MRDGYPLYQLASTIRPMPTKPQHAALDLPDFLTDEQRAIITAGYEHSVITAVAGSGKTSTLAWRIRYLLQQGHDPDRMLVLMFNRSARVDFGRKLQEVCHQSGLALPEIRTYHAMGLRLYKRFVHEGYLPGFSDKILTEQEISFQAWQLTRRLAPEDLAGEIRRNKKDFVETATGFIDLVKTTLSPAEIVFEELGYADKHRYLIDLFHSFEQWRKSQSRIGYADMLYEPVMAIHQNPPLQRLVGNKMDLILVDEYQDTNEIQHLLLRYVAGDRARVTVVGDPDQTIYEFRGAKPEFILKRFSDEFESPLEQTLSYTFRYGHRVALLANHLICHNTGRKDVLCHSHPSTPATEVELHRVDSDSDAVVRILQQTPEANLSDTAILFRVWSQSVPIELKLLARQIPYRIDAGKGALFSREVQAIISVLMVVTGRLSNLPDTDRLEVARQLLRFPHVGLKEPELEQLARFLSGFANDWHERLLAMDFDALSPMAGRKLRKLGEVLSQLRGYKGPVAGLISVYAEHTDLYEGIRSLALTHESAEERIDTVHGFREYLKSLDVDANGALDHLKTLKQQAGENPQGGVLLSTIHRTKGLEWPRVIIPGLQEKYLPYSPRAEDDARAILESERRLLYVAMTRSRQQLHLLSRPVSAQPHLEGDQGPSRFVEEFCFDLAHELGRLLDEGNHNTDTAIELAAPITPVSLRYAEREGISLNGSEVTQTDSTSVLWHRQRLSHAIFGAGSVVSEDESAFEVRFDNGDTLNFSKKSAHLYFTPLA